From one bacterium genomic stretch:
- a CDS encoding bifunctional polysaccharide deacetylase/glycosyltransferase family 2 protein, translated as MNQPGKVIFHDESRSRKKVFRGMILFLTLLAASASIFAFFDLVSNTHYSSENFNTIRYYNYYFSERNDKKISITFDDGPDPVYTEKILSVLDAYNVPATFFFVGREVLTHPWLVKKVASRGYEIGNHTFTHSEDVHLSEQRVKWELGATSYVMTILTGKTPLFYRPPYLLDIGIDPTSNPYVPESNALQWMLEYGYIPVGSDVDSKDYEARSVEDILTHVRNDLAQGGRIALFHDGGAHDVSKTIEALPVLIETLRAEGYTFVPLSDVLIPPATPQLTYDLAFGSLDVTTEGQVSLLQEFLVYDGYLERQYVTGTFDEITASALFEWQSTHAVLDASKVTNMWEVRTDEATRALISSLSTNAYTEHKLLNREPALYSYPRAFVQGLFYFIGISLPLLKKGFFIVTFIVALRVLFIFFMLLVRRLSDRKAKQTALSWCGNVSVIIPAYNEEENIQATVMSILSNSYKVDDIIVVDDGSKDRTAERVKKLKKQYPGRITLISQKNAGKAAGLNKGIARAKHDIVITLDGDAIFSKTAIEHLIAPFTDPKVGATAGTVLTANTGSILDLFQRIEYISGQYLEKYALNYFGATGVVPGPIGAWRKSVIKEVGGYSLDTVVEDQDITLAVQAAGYKIIYAQKAIAYTETPFTMRDFFKQRFRWTFGTFQCFWKYKGYFGNKDAPQLSYVILPNVALFGIILPVFFPLMDIMFLAALLFGITPAFIKGYLLFTFFDVLYASCALFRKIEYTPLVFLVPIQRLFYRVVMFNVIIKSYVKMIEGTYAFWNKVLKKGEAQAYFEKVALVRSA; from the coding sequence ATGAATCAGCCGGGAAAAGTTATATTTCATGACGAAAGTCGCTCTCGTAAGAAGGTTTTTCGAGGGATGATTCTTTTTCTCACTTTGCTTGCCGCAAGCGCTTCCATATTTGCGTTTTTTGACCTTGTAAGTAATACCCATTACAGTTCTGAAAATTTCAACACTATACGTTACTACAATTACTATTTCAGCGAACGTAACGACAAAAAAATCTCCATTACGTTCGATGACGGTCCGGACCCGGTCTATACCGAAAAAATTCTTTCAGTACTTGATGCCTACAATGTTCCGGCCACGTTTTTCTTTGTCGGGCGGGAAGTTTTAACGCATCCGTGGCTTGTCAAAAAGGTTGCCTCGCGTGGGTATGAAATTGGCAATCACACATTCACTCATTCGGAAGATGTCCATTTATCCGAACAACGCGTAAAGTGGGAACTTGGGGCCACGTCATATGTGATGACAATACTTACGGGGAAAACACCGTTATTTTACCGTCCCCCATATCTCCTTGATATCGGTATTGACCCGACATCCAATCCGTATGTTCCGGAATCAAACGCGCTTCAGTGGATGCTTGAATATGGATATATTCCCGTCGGTTCTGACGTTGACAGCAAAGATTATGAAGCACGTTCCGTTGAAGATATTTTGACACATGTGCGAAATGACCTTGCACAAGGAGGACGTATTGCTTTGTTCCACGACGGAGGGGCTCATGACGTTTCAAAAACGATAGAAGCCCTTCCCGTGTTGATAGAAACGCTCAGGGCGGAAGGTTATACGTTTGTCCCTCTTTCCGATGTTCTCATTCCGCCGGCAACACCCCAACTGACATATGATCTCGCTTTCGGAAGTCTGGATGTAACAACCGAGGGGCAAGTTTCTCTATTACAGGAGTTTCTTGTATACGACGGCTACCTTGAGCGCCAGTATGTAACAGGGACGTTTGACGAAATAACCGCCTCGGCGCTTTTTGAATGGCAGTCGACGCACGCCGTTCTTGACGCGTCAAAGGTTACTAATATGTGGGAGGTTCGTACCGACGAAGCTACCCGCGCGCTTATCTCCTCGCTTTCTACAAATGCATACACCGAGCATAAACTTCTAAACCGTGAGCCGGCCCTTTATTCCTATCCTCGAGCTTTTGTTCAAGGCCTTTTTTATTTTATTGGAATTAGCCTTCCGTTATTAAAAAAAGGATTTTTCATTGTTACGTTTATTGTCGCTCTCCGCGTTTTGTTCATCTTCTTCATGCTTTTGGTCCGTCGCTTGTCTGACAGAAAAGCAAAACAGACCGCTCTGTCATGGTGCGGCAATGTAAGCGTGATAATTCCCGCGTACAACGAGGAAGAAAACATTCAGGCTACGGTTATGAGTATTCTTTCAAACTCCTACAAAGTTGATGACATTATTGTGGTTGACGATGGTTCAAAAGACAGAACTGCGGAACGTGTCAAAAAACTCAAAAAACAATATCCCGGACGAATTACTCTTATTAGTCAGAAAAATGCCGGCAAAGCCGCCGGTCTTAACAAAGGCATCGCGCGTGCCAAACACGATATCGTTATTACCCTAGACGGCGACGCCATTTTTTCAAAAACGGCAATAGAACATCTTATCGCTCCTTTCACGGACCCGAAAGTCGGAGCAACCGCGGGGACGGTGTTGACGGCAAATACAGGAAGCATCCTCGACCTTTTCCAGCGAATAGAATACATATCGGGACAATATTTGGAAAAATACGCCCTTAATTACTTCGGGGCAACGGGCGTGGTGCCCGGTCCTATCGGGGCGTGGAGAAAGTCGGTCATTAAAGAGGTGGGCGGATACTCTTTGGATACGGTTGTTGAAGACCAGGACATTACGCTTGCGGTGCAAGCTGCCGGATACAAAATTATTTATGCACAAAAGGCGATTGCCTACACGGAGACACCCTTCACGATGCGCGATTTTTTCAAGCAACGATTCCGATGGACATTCGGAACATTCCAATGTTTTTGGAAGTACAAAGGATATTTCGGAAATAAAGACGCCCCTCAACTCTCATATGTCATTCTTCCCAACGTTGCGTTGTTCGGGATTATTCTTCCCGTCTTCTTTCCTCTTATGGATATAATGTTTCTTGCGGCGCTTTTATTCGGAATCACTCCGGCATTCATAAAAGGGTATCTCTTGTTTACTTTTTTTGATGTGCTCTATGCTTCCTGCGCGCTTTTTCGCAAGATTGAATATACTCCGCTTGTCTTCCTTGTTCCTATCCAGCGTCTTTTTTATCGCGTGGTAATGTTTAACGTCATTATTAAAAGTTACGTCAAAATGATAGAGGGGACATATGCCTTTTGGAATAAAGTTCTCAAAAAAGGAGAAGCCCAAGCCTATTTTGAGAAAGTGGCTTTAGTACGTAGTGCCTGA